In Shouchella patagoniensis, the following are encoded in one genomic region:
- a CDS encoding class I fructose-bisphosphate aldolase — protein sequence MTKIRRMKRIFANDGKSITLALDGYHFSSKTEEIDKTISLMPALMKSGLDAVLVTYGMAKAYADAFGRLGMLIRADASTEIFDPSVPRTMASITVEDAVRLGADGIISMTFPGADNEAESHRIASVLAKDADQWNMPFMCETLPFGYAVTNEASNDPNVIAVAARIGTEFGADIIKTRFSGRAEDRAIVNAANCPVLALGGPKTKKIEDYFTYVKHCIDMGAKGVAAGRNIIQSENPVGVVAALNVLIHQEGSVEEAYQAYRVSF from the coding sequence ATGACGAAGATTAGACGGATGAAACGGATTTTTGCCAATGATGGAAAGTCTATTACACTGGCCCTTGATGGCTATCATTTCTCTTCAAAAACAGAGGAGATTGATAAGACCATTTCGTTAATGCCGGCGTTAATGAAAAGTGGGTTAGATGCTGTACTCGTTACATATGGTATGGCAAAAGCTTATGCTGATGCTTTTGGGCGATTAGGGATGCTTATTCGTGCGGATGCTTCAACTGAAATTTTTGACCCAAGTGTACCGAGGACAATGGCATCTATAACTGTGGAAGACGCGGTTCGACTTGGCGCGGACGGGATCATATCAATGACATTCCCTGGTGCAGATAATGAGGCAGAGTCCCACAGAATTGCTTCTGTTTTAGCGAAAGATGCTGATCAATGGAATATGCCTTTTATGTGTGAGACGTTGCCTTTTGGCTATGCGGTTACAAATGAAGCATCAAATGACCCGAATGTCATTGCTGTAGCAGCTCGGATCGGGACTGAGTTTGGCGCGGATATAATAAAGACACGTTTTTCAGGTAGGGCGGAAGATAGAGCAATTGTGAATGCAGCAAATTGTCCGGTCTTAGCATTAGGTGGTCCAAAAACCAAAAAAATTGAGGATTATTTCACGTATGTAAAGCATTGCATCGATATGGGCGCAAAAGGAGTGGCTGCCGGGAGAAATATCATTCAAAGTGAGAACCCAGTTGGAGTAGTCGCTGCATTAAACGTTTTAATTCACCAAGAGGGCTCAGTGGAAGAAGCGTATCAAGCTTACCGCGTATCCTTTTAA
- a CDS encoding manganese catalase family protein, whose amino-acid sequence MYYYKEELINIIKPDKPDPAAAKVLQETLGGHFGEMRTMMQYFFQSSNFRGKEKKYRDLIRGIFLEEIAHVELVQNTINALLDESGGEGVGNIANDQAPLNEAIKHANPHHYIHGAQASLPVDAAGNPWNGSWVYSHGNLVGDLLDNISLESTGVLEKTRIYEMSSNKTLRETLGFLIVRDNAHQNAFAKALETLGVDWGKTFPVPNYDINKYPECKKFVDLGYHNTQFNFRLDSTKIGEVLQGQTPSRNGGEYTVTPPPTGFPVPVLPEIPNEHSPGLKDLNS is encoded by the coding sequence TTGTATTATTATAAAGAAGAGCTAATTAATATTATTAAGCCAGATAAACCAGACCCAGCTGCTGCGAAAGTCCTTCAAGAAACGTTAGGCGGACACTTTGGAGAAATGCGTACAATGATGCAGTATTTTTTTCAAAGCTCTAATTTTAGAGGAAAGGAAAAAAAGTATCGAGATCTCATTAGAGGCATATTCCTAGAGGAAATTGCTCATGTAGAGCTTGTACAAAATACTATTAATGCGCTATTAGATGAATCCGGTGGTGAAGGTGTGGGCAACATAGCAAATGATCAAGCACCATTAAATGAAGCCATCAAACATGCAAACCCTCATCACTACATACATGGCGCTCAAGCATCGCTGCCTGTCGATGCAGCTGGAAACCCATGGAATGGTTCTTGGGTGTATAGCCACGGTAATTTAGTCGGCGACTTATTAGATAACATATCGCTTGAGTCAACCGGAGTACTCGAAAAAACGAGAATTTATGAAATGAGTTCAAACAAAACATTACGAGAAACCCTTGGATTCTTAATCGTTCGAGATAACGCCCATCAAAATGCCTTTGCTAAAGCGTTGGAAACGTTAGGCGTTGATTGGGGCAAAACATTCCCAGTTCCTAATTATGATATTAACAAATATCCTGAATGTAAGAAGTTTGTAGACCTGGGATACCATAATACACAATTTAACTTTAGATTGGATTCAACTAAGATTGGCGAGGTGCTACAAGGGCAGACCCCTAGCCGTAATGGTGGGGAGTACACAGTAACGCCCCCTCCTACCGGTTTTCCAGTTCCTGTCTTGCCTGAAATTCCAAATGAACATAGCCCAGGCCTAAAAGATTTAAACTCATAA
- a CDS encoding ArsR/SmtB family transcription factor gives MEQLKEAQLVFKALGEEKRVEIIRIVNAKREICISDLGPLVGMAQSRLSYHMKILLDTEIVKKEKRGTFSYYALNRNVLEAYLLSDTINHLLHD, from the coding sequence ATGGAACAATTAAAAGAGGCACAACTCGTTTTTAAAGCATTAGGAGAGGAAAAACGGGTGGAGATCATTCGAATCGTGAATGCTAAGAGAGAGATATGCATTTCAGATCTTGGTCCCCTTGTTGGCATGGCACAATCGAGATTGTCTTATCATATGAAAATATTATTAGACACAGAGATTGTCAAGAAAGAAAAACGAGGTACATTTAGCTATTACGCATTAAATCGCAATGTATTAGAAGCGTATTTATTGTCGGATACAATTAATCATTTACTTCATGATTAA
- a CDS encoding FGGY-family carbohydrate kinase: MENYVLGIDNGGTITKAALYTLKGKEVGSSSRKTKMIMPQPYHTERDMDELWQANVAVIRGVLQSTQIKADQIIGMSITGHGNGLYLTNKQGEPVYNGIISTDNRAKVYVDKWSQDPRFEREVLPKTMQSVWAGQPVALLAWLKEHKPEVVMETDYLFMVKDFVRFKLTGEAFVEVTDLSGTNLLNVRDRCYDKELLRFFNLEDIMPKLPPLKESTDRCGYVTKEAAEATGLREGTPIAGGIFDIAASAIASGLVEEEKLCIVAGTWSINEYISKKPVINKELFMTSIYCLPDYWLTTEASPTSASNLEWFIDHFMDDEKRNAFEQNKSVYDICNRLVESTTPDESNLLFFPFLFGTNTVPDAKACFIGMNSWHKKEHFLRAIYEGVVFGHMYHIERLLKFREKPEMARIAGGVTKSDVWVQLFADCLQLPLEVVEVKEHGTLGTAMCAAVMEGYYESMKAAAEAMVRVDRRITPNREQAHVYARKYSLYKETLIKMELVWKVGV; the protein is encoded by the coding sequence GTGGAAAACTATGTTCTTGGAATTGATAATGGAGGGACGATTACAAAGGCTGCTCTATATACGTTAAAAGGGAAAGAGGTGGGTAGCTCTTCAAGAAAAACAAAAATGATTATGCCGCAGCCGTACCATACCGAGCGAGACATGGATGAATTATGGCAGGCGAATGTAGCCGTCATTCGAGGCGTGTTGCAATCCACACAAATTAAAGCTGATCAAATCATTGGGATGTCTATCACGGGGCATGGGAACGGCCTATATTTAACAAATAAGCAAGGAGAACCGGTTTATAACGGTATTATTTCCACAGATAATCGAGCAAAGGTTTATGTTGATAAATGGTCTCAAGATCCTCGTTTTGAGAGAGAGGTTTTGCCAAAAACGATGCAATCGGTTTGGGCGGGGCAGCCGGTTGCTTTACTCGCATGGCTAAAAGAACATAAGCCGGAAGTAGTGATGGAAACAGATTATCTTTTTATGGTTAAAGATTTTGTGCGCTTTAAGCTGACGGGTGAAGCGTTTGTGGAAGTAACAGATTTATCTGGTACGAATTTATTGAATGTTCGAGATCGATGTTATGATAAGGAATTGCTTCGTTTTTTTAACTTAGAAGACATAATGCCGAAATTGCCGCCTTTAAAGGAATCAACGGATCGATGTGGATACGTAACAAAAGAGGCAGCAGAAGCAACAGGATTACGAGAAGGAACGCCAATCGCAGGAGGAATCTTTGATATTGCGGCGTCTGCAATTGCTTCTGGACTCGTAGAAGAAGAAAAGCTCTGTATTGTGGCAGGAACATGGAGCATCAATGAATATATTTCAAAGAAGCCTGTTATTAATAAAGAGTTGTTTATGACCTCAATTTATTGTTTACCAGACTATTGGTTAACAACAGAAGCAAGCCCAACATCCGCTAGTAACCTGGAATGGTTTATCGATCACTTCATGGATGATGAAAAAAGAAATGCTTTTGAACAGAACAAATCTGTATACGATATTTGTAATCGTTTGGTGGAATCGACAACTCCTGATGAAAGCAATTTGTTGTTTTTTCCTTTTCTATTTGGAACGAATACGGTACCAGACGCGAAGGCGTGCTTTATTGGAATGAATAGTTGGCATAAAAAGGAACATTTTTTACGTGCTATTTATGAAGGTGTTGTGTTTGGGCATATGTACCATATTGAACGATTACTGAAGTTTAGAGAGAAGCCAGAGATGGCAAGAATTGCTGGTGGTGTAACAAAGTCCGATGTATGGGTGCAACTGTTTGCTGATTGTTTGCAATTGCCACTTGAAGTGGTTGAAGTGAAAGAGCATGGCACTCTAGGTACAGCCATGTGTGCGGCAGTAATGGAAGGTTACTATGAATCAATGAAAGCGGCTGCGGAAGCGATGGTTCGAGTGGATCGGAGAATTACACCAAATCGAGAGCAGGCTCATGTTTATGCTAGAAAGTATAGCCTCTATAAAGAGACATTAATAAAGATGGAGTTGGTTTGGAAGGTGGGCGTATAG
- a CDS encoding 2-hydroxyacid dehydrogenase: MKCLAIADLFIPKKMMEQGLSKLVDAGIDVTVKEWRHDRLEELQKVNLEIEQGGSEVVEMPHMLFEDIDQYELIITQFAPIQEKVIVSARNLKLIGVLRGGMENINQAKAAEKGIAILNTPGRNARSVAEFTVGMILAEIRNIARSHAALKEGKWRKDFSNTAFIPELEGRTVGIVGFGHIGQLVAKLLSGFEARILFYDPYFKGETHFKQVELNELLQQSDIVSLHGRLTEETTNMIAYEQLKMMKESAILVNTARSGLIQEEDFLLAMQNKLIAGAAIDTFDHEPLRKDSPFLTLDNVTITAHLAGSTSDAFRNTPKKLAERVLKWMNTQA, from the coding sequence ATGAAATGTTTGGCAATTGCTGATTTGTTTATTCCAAAAAAAATGATGGAACAAGGTCTCTCGAAGTTGGTTGACGCAGGAATTGATGTGACTGTAAAAGAATGGAGACATGATCGTTTAGAAGAGTTGCAAAAAGTGAATCTGGAAATTGAGCAAGGTGGCAGTGAAGTAGTGGAGATGCCACACATGTTATTTGAAGATATTGATCAATATGAACTAATCATTACGCAATTCGCGCCGATACAAGAAAAAGTCATTGTGTCAGCGAGAAACCTTAAATTAATTGGTGTTCTTCGGGGTGGGATGGAGAATATTAATCAAGCGAAAGCTGCAGAAAAAGGAATAGCAATACTAAACACGCCAGGAAGAAATGCGCGTAGTGTAGCTGAATTTACAGTAGGTATGATTCTTGCAGAAATCCGAAACATTGCTCGTTCTCATGCTGCATTAAAAGAAGGGAAGTGGCGTAAGGACTTTTCAAATACAGCGTTTATACCAGAATTAGAAGGTCGAACTGTTGGAATCGTCGGATTTGGCCATATCGGTCAGCTAGTTGCCAAGTTATTAAGTGGATTTGAGGCACGTATTCTATTTTATGACCCCTATTTTAAAGGCGAGACGCATTTTAAACAGGTTGAGTTAAACGAGTTATTGCAGCAGTCCGATATTGTCTCTTTGCATGGTCGATTAACAGAGGAAACCACCAATATGATTGCTTATGAGCAATTAAAGATGATGAAGGAATCAGCGATTCTCGTGAATACGGCCAGGTCTGGTTTAATCCAAGAAGAAGATTTCCTTTTAGCGATGCAGAATAAGCTCATTGCTGGAGCTGCGATTGACACATTTGATCATGAGCCTTTAAGAAAGGATAGTCCATTTTTGACCCTTGATAATGTAACGATCACGGCCCATTTGGCAGGAAGTACAAGTGATGCGTTTCGAAACACGCCAAAGAAATTAGCGGAACGGGTGCTTAAATGGATGAATACACAAGCATAA
- a CDS encoding SDR family NAD(P)-dependent oxidoreductase produces the protein MNLGIKGKTAIVTGGSRGVGKAISYALAEAGVDIALTYQGNKDQAEDVVKEICHFGGKAIAIQVDLANTNEANQLVDRVVQQFGKVDILVNNAGVWPKSYVKEMSLTEWEKTLNVNLTSVFLTSRDFVNHCLEREKRGKIVNITSQAAFHGSTTGHAHYAASKSGLIGFAISLAREHAKDGINVNNLALGIVETDMVKEALEKNQAYYVDRIPLGRVAKPKEIAEIACFLVSEKANYITGATLDATGGMLMR, from the coding sequence ATGAATTTAGGAATTAAGGGGAAAACGGCGATTGTTACCGGGGGTTCAAGAGGCGTAGGGAAGGCTATTTCGTATGCATTAGCTGAAGCAGGAGTGGATATTGCACTTACCTATCAAGGGAACAAAGATCAAGCAGAAGACGTTGTGAAGGAGATATGTCATTTTGGTGGCAAAGCGATCGCGATTCAAGTTGATTTGGCTAATACAAACGAAGCCAATCAGCTTGTTGATCGTGTTGTCCAACAATTTGGCAAGGTAGATATTCTGGTTAATAACGCTGGAGTTTGGCCAAAAAGTTACGTAAAGGAAATGAGTTTAACAGAATGGGAGAAAACGTTAAATGTGAATTTGACAAGTGTTTTTTTAACTTCTCGAGATTTTGTAAATCATTGCCTTGAACGAGAAAAGCGCGGAAAAATCGTAAATATTACTTCTCAAGCTGCTTTCCATGGATCAACAACAGGTCATGCCCATTATGCAGCAAGTAAATCAGGGCTTATTGGGTTTGCGATTTCTCTTGCGCGTGAGCACGCGAAGGATGGAATTAATGTAAATAATCTTGCCCTTGGCATTGTCGAAACCGATATGGTCAAAGAAGCATTAGAGAAAAATCAAGCATACTATGTTGATCGCATTCCCTTAGGTCGTGTTGCCAAGCCAAAAGAAATCGCTGAAATCGCATGCTTTCTTGTATCCGAAAAAGCAAATTACATAACTGGTGCAACGTTGGATGCGACTGGTGGAATGCTAATGCGCTAA
- a CDS encoding VOC family protein gives MIKKMVQTTVYVNNLEEAKDFYVNTLGFVVRAEEQFGSDWEYLAISPDRRNETVIELAKASTSEQEKLIGKQGGGLNMMMFETDDIKADYNRLKAQGVIFYGEPQTVPGGMGVGFKDLYGNELDLFEPEK, from the coding sequence ATGATTAAAAAAATGGTGCAAACCACCGTATATGTCAATAATCTCGAAGAAGCTAAAGACTTTTATGTAAACACGTTAGGTTTTGTTGTTCGTGCTGAAGAACAGTTTGGATCAGATTGGGAATACTTAGCGATTTCTCCGGATCGCCGTAATGAAACCGTTATTGAACTTGCAAAAGCGAGTACCTCTGAACAAGAAAAGTTAATTGGAAAACAGGGGGGAGGATTAAACATGATGATGTTTGAAACGGATGATATTAAGGCAGATTACAATAGGTTGAAAGCTCAAGGCGTTATCTTTTATGGAGAACCACAAACCGTACCAGGAGGGATGGGAGTTGGCTTCAAGGATTTATATGGAAACGAGCTTGATTTGTTTGAACCGGAAAAATAG
- the rlmD gene encoding 23S rRNA (uracil(1939)-C(5))-methyltransferase RlmD: MKKQAPPVQKNDKLTVTIDDLTHDGSGVAKVDGYALFVPNALPGETTEVKVIKTKKGYGFARLLNVEKTSEHRVEPPCPIFYKCGGCQIQHMDYEAQLTSKQKQVKDVMERVAKLPNVPVHPVLGMEDPWRYRNKSQVPVAFQHGELVAGFYAKRSHSIVDMDECIIQHKENDIVVQTVKRLAKELHISAYDEEKHNGVLRHIVARYGKTTDQVMVVLVTKGKKLPHQEELIAGIKEHVPGVVSIVQNVNSERTNVIFGKHTEVLWGETYLYDEINGIRFAISARSFYQVNPDQTNRLYSKALEYADLNGSETVIDAYCGIGTISLFLAQKARHVYGVEIVPEAITDAKRNAKLNHIDNATFAVGEAEKVIPWWHAQGIHADVIVVDPPRKGCEESLLTTMLDMKPKRIVYVSCNPGTLARDLRILEDGGYETQEVTPVDMFPQTTHVECVALLTLVLSN; encoded by the coding sequence ATGAAAAAACAAGCACCGCCTGTTCAGAAAAACGACAAACTGACAGTCACAATAGACGATTTAACACATGATGGCTCTGGCGTGGCAAAAGTAGATGGCTATGCCTTGTTTGTCCCAAACGCTCTGCCTGGTGAAACAACAGAAGTGAAAGTGATTAAAACAAAAAAAGGATACGGGTTTGCGCGCTTACTGAACGTTGAAAAAACAAGCGAACACCGCGTTGAACCTCCATGTCCAATTTTTTATAAATGTGGAGGCTGCCAAATCCAACATATGGACTACGAGGCGCAGCTTACATCAAAACAAAAGCAAGTCAAAGACGTGATGGAACGTGTTGCCAAACTGCCTAATGTACCCGTTCATCCTGTTTTAGGAATGGAAGACCCTTGGCGTTACCGCAATAAGTCACAAGTTCCAGTTGCGTTTCAACATGGTGAGCTAGTCGCCGGCTTTTACGCAAAGCGGAGCCACAGCATTGTCGATATGGATGAATGCATCATTCAACATAAAGAAAACGACATTGTGGTGCAAACCGTTAAACGACTTGCCAAAGAGCTGCACATTTCAGCTTATGATGAAGAAAAACATAACGGAGTGCTCCGTCACATCGTTGCTCGGTATGGCAAAACAACGGACCAGGTCATGGTCGTACTCGTGACAAAAGGCAAAAAACTGCCACATCAAGAAGAGCTTATTGCCGGGATCAAAGAGCATGTTCCAGGTGTGGTCTCCATTGTACAAAACGTAAATAGTGAGCGCACAAACGTGATCTTTGGAAAACACACTGAAGTCCTTTGGGGCGAAACGTATTTATACGATGAAATTAATGGCATTCGCTTTGCTATCTCGGCCCGCTCGTTTTACCAAGTAAACCCTGATCAGACGAATCGTCTTTATAGCAAAGCGCTTGAATATGCAGACTTAAATGGAAGTGAAACGGTCATCGATGCCTATTGCGGTATAGGTACAATCTCGCTTTTCCTTGCACAAAAAGCGCGCCATGTGTATGGGGTAGAAATTGTTCCAGAAGCGATTACTGACGCAAAACGAAATGCGAAACTCAATCACATCGATAACGCGACTTTTGCTGTTGGCGAAGCTGAAAAAGTCATTCCGTGGTGGCATGCTCAAGGAATACATGCAGATGTTATTGTCGTTGACCCACCACGAAAAGGTTGCGAGGAATCCTTGCTTACAACGATGCTTGATATGAAGCCAAAACGAATTGTCTACGTATCGTGTAACCCGGGGACGCTTGCCCGTGATTTACGCATTCTTGAAGATGGTGGTTATGAGACGCAGGAAGTCACACCGGTAGACATGTTTCCGCAGACGACACATGTGGAGTGTGTGGCGTTGTTAACCTTGGTGTTGTCTAACTAA
- a CDS encoding LysR family transcriptional regulator, with product MLHAAHKAAKRLNMTQSAVSHAISSLETEWGVSLLICDRKKGISLTEIGQKTIPHIKEVLNRMETINQEISLSTNIETGTIRIGTFASASSCLLPKLLVKFQEKHPNIKFTFYEGTYEEITEWLLSGIIDIGFVVEVESNTEFDTVPLIKDRMVVSFHAEHKFLHKDTIDMHDIEKEPFIMPTGMYQSHVEELFKQAQIKPFIRFEVHDCNTIANMVQEGLGITIGPELLLKTQQNIKIENLILLNYREVSLTCSSISEASPAVKEFLKIAENAFHDSNKSSYEEVSIK from the coding sequence ATTCTCCACGCCGCCCACAAAGCTGCTAAAAGATTAAATATGACACAATCAGCAGTAAGCCATGCTATTTCTAGTTTAGAAACGGAATGGGGAGTTTCATTATTAATCTGTGACCGTAAAAAAGGGATATCACTTACTGAAATAGGACAAAAAACTATCCCGCATATAAAAGAAGTATTGAATAGAATGGAAACTATTAACCAAGAAATTTCGTTATCAACAAACATAGAGACAGGGACAATTCGTATAGGTACCTTTGCCAGTGCCTCTTCCTGTTTATTACCAAAATTGCTTGTGAAATTCCAAGAAAAACACCCTAATATTAAATTTACATTTTATGAAGGTACATATGAAGAGATAACAGAATGGTTGCTATCTGGAATTATTGACATTGGGTTTGTTGTAGAAGTGGAATCAAATACTGAATTTGATACAGTTCCTCTCATAAAGGATAGAATGGTTGTATCCTTTCATGCCGAGCACAAATTCCTTCATAAAGATACAATAGATATGCACGATATCGAGAAAGAACCTTTCATCATGCCAACAGGAATGTACCAATCACATGTAGAGGAGTTATTTAAACAAGCACAAATTAAACCGTTTATCCGTTTTGAAGTACATGATTGCAATACCATTGCTAATATGGTACAAGAAGGACTTGGTATCACAATCGGACCGGAATTACTTTTAAAAACCCAGCAAAATATCAAAATTGAAAATCTGATTTTATTAAATTACCGTGAAGTTTCATTAACTTGCTCTTCAATTTCTGAAGCATCTCCGGCTGTTAAAGAATTTCTAAAGATTGCTGAAAATGCCTTTCACGACTCCAATAAATCAAGCTATGAGGAAGTTTCAATCAAATAA
- a CDS encoding SDR family NAD(P)-dependent oxidoreductase yields the protein MHLKLENKNVFVTGSTSGIGKAIAKEFLLEGANVIIHG from the coding sequence ATGCATTTAAAGTTAGAAAACAAGAACGTGTTTGTTACTGGTTCGACGTCAGGAATAGGTAAAGCGATTGCGAAAGAGTTCTTGTTGGAAGGGGCAAATGTCATCATTCATGGTTGA
- a CDS encoding serine hydrolase domain-containing protein, with product MNQEKVIELEQKINKNYSNIAGMVVLKDGKTLYENYFNECTSSSRIHVYSVSKSIISILFGIALDKGYIKSINQKVLDFFPDYTIKRGERTIQNITIKDMLTMVAPYKYKIAPYTYIKYFMSDDWVKFTLDLLGGKGKIGKFRYTPLVGPDILSGILVKVTGKSVFDFAIENVFLPLGITLESNVIFHSVKEQREFNKSKSISGWVADPNGVNTAGWGLTLSPMDMAKIGQLYLDGGIWNGKQIVSSQWIDESTKEHSRWEELNLSYGYLWWIIDDKEQAYAAMGDGGNVIYFNKKKNMVVSITSLFKPNAKDRIEFIKEYIESIF from the coding sequence ATGAATCAAGAAAAAGTGATAGAGTTAGAACAGAAAATAAACAAAAATTATAGCAATATTGCAGGCATGGTTGTACTAAAAGATGGTAAAACACTTTATGAAAATTATTTTAATGAATGCACTTCTTCTAGCCGAATCCATGTTTATTCAGTATCAAAAAGTATTATTTCCATATTGTTTGGGATTGCCTTAGACAAGGGGTACATCAAAAGTATCAATCAGAAAGTATTGGATTTTTTTCCAGATTACACGATAAAAAGAGGAGAGAGAACTATACAAAATATTACAATTAAGGATATGCTGACAATGGTAGCTCCGTATAAATATAAAATTGCACCATACACTTACATTAAGTATTTTATGAGTGATGACTGGGTAAAATTTACGCTTGATTTATTGGGAGGTAAAGGGAAAATAGGGAAATTTAGGTATACTCCCCTCGTAGGACCAGATATTTTGTCAGGCATTCTTGTAAAAGTAACAGGAAAATCTGTGTTTGATTTCGCAATAGAAAATGTATTCTTGCCATTGGGAATTACTCTTGAGAGTAATGTGATTTTTCATAGTGTAAAGGAACAACGCGAATTCAATAAATCTAAAAGTATCAGTGGCTGGGTTGCTGATCCAAATGGAGTAAATACAGCAGGATGGGGTCTTACTCTCTCTCCTATGGATATGGCGAAAATAGGTCAATTATACTTAGATGGCGGAATTTGGAATGGAAAACAAATCGTGTCGTCTCAATGGATAGACGAGAGTACAAAGGAACATAGTCGATGGGAAGAACTTAATCTATCATATGGATATTTATGGTGGATTATTGATGATAAAGAACAAGCCTATGCAGCTATGGGAGATGGAGGTAATGTGATTTATTTTAATAAAAAGAAAAATATGGTCGTTTCTATTACTTCTCTTTTTAAGCCAAATGCCAAGGATAGAATAGAATTTATTAAGGAGTATATCGAATCTATATTTTAA
- a CDS encoding threonine ammonia-lyase: MLTLQKFNEARERLYNKVHYTPLLTSITLNEQVGASVFVKAEHLQKTGSFKIRGAMNRVLKAKENGALQVITASSGNHGQAVAYAARSLGMKAIIVVPKNVIAAKERAIKSYGGEVIHCGTTSEERLDYARRLIKELEGAEYIPPYDDYEIMAGQGTVGIEILELIQSPEVVVVPIGGGGLISGIASAVKRMNPAIKVIGVEPITANDTARSIQAGKRLLVESSSSTIADGLRASIPGELTFPFIQTNVDEVVTVTEAQIQEAFRFYLARMKQVVEPSGAATLAALRGGQIQHQGGNVVLVASGGNVDLDGMDILLHS, from the coding sequence ATGCTAACACTACAAAAATTTAATGAAGCCAGAGAACGTTTGTATAACAAAGTCCACTACACACCGTTGCTTACGTCAATAACATTAAATGAACAAGTAGGAGCATCTGTTTTTGTAAAGGCAGAACATTTGCAAAAAACGGGCTCGTTTAAAATACGTGGAGCGATGAATCGCGTGTTAAAAGCGAAAGAAAATGGAGCGCTACAAGTCATCACGGCATCGTCGGGTAATCACGGTCAAGCAGTCGCGTATGCCGCACGCTCCCTTGGAATGAAGGCGATAATTGTTGTACCTAAAAACGTAATCGCGGCAAAGGAACGTGCGATTAAAAGCTATGGTGGGGAAGTTATTCATTGTGGAACGACGTCAGAGGAGAGGTTAGACTATGCCCGTCGTTTAATAAAGGAATTAGAAGGAGCCGAGTACATCCCCCCATACGATGACTATGAAATCATGGCTGGTCAGGGGACAGTTGGGATTGAAATACTTGAGCTAATACAAAGTCCAGAAGTTGTTGTTGTGCCAATTGGCGGAGGTGGATTAATTTCTGGCATTGCAAGTGCCGTAAAACGAATGAATCCAGCTATTAAAGTAATTGGAGTAGAGCCTATAACTGCAAATGATACTGCTCGATCCATTCAAGCTGGGAAACGTTTGTTGGTTGAATCCTCTTCTTCTACGATTGCAGATGGATTAAGGGCGTCTATTCCTGGAGAGTTAACTTTTCCATTCATTCAAACGAATGTAGATGAAGTGGTGACAGTAACAGAGGCGCAGATCCAAGAAGCATTTCGCTTCTATTTAGCGAGGATGAAACAAGTTGTTGAACCTTCTGGAGCGGCCACATTGGCTGCACTTCGAGGAGGGCAGATTCAGCACCAAGGTGGGAATGTCGTACTTGTAGCAAGTGGAGGAAATGTTGATCTTGACGGGATGGATATTCTTTTACATTCGTAA
- a CDS encoding YobI family P-loop NTPase, with protein sequence MDKLIEFESLAAKKELEGDGEFYLTFLENTLNKEDNKNIAITGGYGAGKTTIINSYFDKYKVMANKMIKVSIATFQTEQDNSDLSRSDENVLEQQILQQMVYQVNPNRILNSRFIKISDLSFWYLFSFLLF encoded by the coding sequence ATGGATAAGCTAATAGAATTTGAGAGTTTAGCAGCAAAAAAGGAATTAGAGGGAGATGGTGAGTTTTATTTAACTTTCTTAGAAAACACCTTAAATAAAGAAGATAATAAGAATATTGCTATTACTGGTGGTTATGGAGCAGGTAAAACTACTATTATCAATTCATATTTTGATAAATATAAAGTAATGGCAAACAAAATGATAAAAGTATCAATAGCCACTTTCCAAACTGAACAAGACAATTCGGACCTCTCTCGATCAGATGAGAACGTTTTGGAACAACAAATATTACAACAAATGGTCTATCAAGTAAACCCGAACCGAATTTTAAATTCTAGATTTATTAAAATTAGCGATTTATCATTTTGGTATCTATTTTCCTTCTTGCTATTTTAG